GCGAGGCAGCGCACCTGGTCGCCCAGCTGCAGCTTCACCGTGGTGTAGCCCCAGGAGGCCGCGACCTGCTTGCCCAGCAGTGCGGTGTTGACCGCACCCGTGCCCTTGAACGGGATATAGGTGGTCTTGATGCCGGCGAGCTTGTCCAGGCGCGCCTTCGCCAGCTCGTTACCGGAGTTGGTGCCGGTGCCGCCGACAATCACCCCGCCCGGCGTCTTGCGCGCGGCAGCGAGATAGTCCGCCAGGGTCTTGTAGGGGCTGTCGGCAGTCACCAGCAGCGCATCCGGCGTGTAGTGAAACCAGTACACGTTGGTCACCTCGGCGGTGCGATAACCCACGTCCTTTTCCATCGGCTGCAGCACGATGTGCGGGAGGTTCGTCCCCATCATCGTGTAGCCGTCTGCAGTCATGCTGTTCAGTTGCGCCCAAGCTGCAGCACCGCCCGCACCGGCCTTGTACTGAATGGCCACCGACTGTCCGCCATGCTTCTTGAACAGCGGCTCCTGCAGGCGTGCTGCGATGTCCGACTCACCCCCCGGACCGAAAGGGATGATGTAGTTGATGGTCTGCTCCGGATAGGCCGCAGCGGCCCCCAGGGAAATGCTGCACAGGCTGGCGACGGTCATGCGGGTAATGGCGCTTTGAAGCTTTCTCATTATGTGTCTCCTCCATCAAGGGGTTGCGGGGGCTGTCGCCTCATGGCGAAAGCCCCCGTTGCAGCAACCGGCCTCAGCGGCCGGTGTCAGGCTTCAGTAAATCAGGCACTCTCGTACAGACGGGTCAGCACGAATTCGCGGTGTCCCAGTGCTTCGGCCGCGGTAAGGCGTCCGTTCGCGGTGCGCAGCATGCATTCAAGCAACTGGTCACCCGCGCCATCCATGTTCATTTCGCGCTGCAGCAGGCCGGAGGTATCGACGTCGATGTGCTCGCCCATGGTGCGGACGGTCCTCGGGTTTGCGCAGATCTTGATCACGGGCAGGATCGGGTTGCCGACGATGTTGCCCTGTCCGGTGGGGAAGAAATGCACCACGTAACCGGCAGCTGCACACAGCGTCACCATCTCGGCAGCAGCCGAGCTCGACTGCATGAACCACAGGCCGGGGGCGGTCGGCGTTTCGGCATAGTCGAGCACGCCATCGACCTTGCACTTCTTGCCGATTTTCTGGATGTTGCCCAGCGCCTTTTCCTCGATGGTGGTCAGACCACCGGCGATGTTGCCCTTGGTCGGCTGCGAGTCGGAGAGGTCCGAGGTCTTGTGACGGTTGATCATGTCCTGATAGCTGTTGAACAGCTTCATGAACTCTTCCTTCACGTCCGGCGTGGCACAGCGTGCGGCCACCAGATGCTCACCACCGGTCAGCTCGGAAGTCTCGCCGAACACCAAGGTCGCGCCGACACCGTAGAGCTTGTCGAAGGCATTGCCGACGGTCGGATTGGCACCGCAGCCCGAGGTCGTGTCCGACTCGCCGCACTTGGTGGACACCCACAGTTCGCTGATCGGGCACTCTTCGCGCTGCTTCTCGGAGGCAAACTGAACCAGCTCGCGGGCGGCTTTCGACGCCTTCATGATGGTCTCGTGATCGCCATTCTGCGAGATCGAGAAGCTGTGAACCGGCTTGCCGGTCTTGGCGATGCCGTCGGCAACGAGCTTGGTCCAGGCCGGCTCGATGCCGATCACGACCACTGCAGCCACGTTGGGGTTGGAACCGGTACCGATCAGGGTGCGGAAGTGCAGCTCAAGGTCGGCACCGAACTGCAGACGACCGTAAGGGTGCGGCAGGGCCATTGCGCCCTTGATGTTGTTCGCAACGGCTTCGGCTGCTGCGTTGGAAATGTCGTCCACCGGCAGGACGATGACGTGGTTGCGAACCCCGACGCGGCCGTTCTCGCGGCGATATCCGAGAAAAGTCGTTTCATTGCTGATCATTTGGCGATGCCTCTCTATGAATGGAATGGGTATGGCGCGACCTGAGCCTGGGCTTACCAGCGCTTGGTCTTGACGTTCTGAACGTGCAAGTGCTCGCCCGCCGCGATGGGGGCAACGACCTTGCCGATATCGACGCCGTACTTGATCACCGTGGCACCGACTTCCAGCTGCTGCAGCGCGATCTTGTGACCGATCGGAATGTCGCTGCGCGTCTTGATTTCCGTCATGCGGTCCTGCTCCATGATCCAGCCCGACAGCGTTGCGCCGCTCTTGACGCCCTCGACCACGATCGTGCCGACCGAGTCACCCTCTTCATGTACGACAAAATGAATCATCTCTCTTCTCCTTTGGCGATCAGTCCATGCGGACAGCAATTGCATCGTAGTACCACAATTCATCCGTGTCAACTGGGTGATATATATGAGTTGGATGTTTAGGTTAACTTTTTCGAGTGCCGATGAAATGCGGGGTCGCAACTGGCATGGCGTGAGTGCGCGGGCACACACTCATACGGATGAGATGCATCGCTCAAGCCTTGATCTCGCGCGGGATTTGGTATGATTGATGCCCCTAGTGCCATCGTGCCTACTTCATCGAGGCCGCTCCCGCCATGAACCAGATTTCACTGTCAGGCCTTCCCCTGGGCGCCCCGCTCTACCAGGAAGTGAAGCGAAAGATCATGGAATCGCTGCGCAGTGGCGAGTGGAAGCCGGGCGAGATCATTCCGTCGGAGAAGCGTCTGGGCGAACGTTTCGGGGTCAGCATCGGCACCGTGCGCAAGGCGGTCGACGAACTGGTGGCAGAAAACATCCTCATCCGGCACCAGGGGCGCGGCACCTTCGTCACCTCCCACACGCACGATCGCTATGTGTTCGCGTTTTTCCACATCATTGGGCAGGACGGGCACAAGGAATACCCGAAGGTAGAGCTGCAAGCCTTCGCCAGCATCAAGGCCGATGCCGACATGGCCCAGCGCCTTGGCATACGCACCGGGTCGAAGCTGTTCCGCCTGACCAACCGGCTGAGCATCGCCGGCAAGCCCCTGATCGTGGACGACATCCACGTCCCCGAGCGCAGCTTTCCGCATCTCACCGCAGAGACCGTACGCAACCGGCCGGGTACGCTCTATCAGCTCTACCAGGACAACTTCGCCGTCGCCGTGCTGCGCACCGAGGAGCGCCTGCGTGCCTGCCTTGCCGACGAGCGCCTGGCCTCACTGCTCGAGGTCGAAGTGGGCGCACCCTTGCTGCATATCGTCAGGCTTGCACTGTCGTTCAACGATCTCGCGGTGGAGTTGCGGCACAGCTATGTGAACACCGCACATCACGAGTATTTCGCCGAAGAGCACCAGTAAACGTCAGTCCCGGCCGCGCCCGCGATCGGCTTCATGCAGGGTGCGGGAGTACTCGTAGTGTTCGGTCTTGACGAAGGAGTGGCGCAATTCGATTGGCGTACCGTCTACCGCAAACGCCCGCCGCACGATGTGCAGCAGCGGATAACCCGGATCGACCGCCAGGTCCGCAGCCTGCTGCGCGTTGGCCACCGTCGCGCGCAAGCGCTCTTCGATACGGGTCACCGACTGCCGGAACTGCTCTTCGTATAGCTGATACAGCGTCCCGCTGCGATCGGCCACCCGCTCACGACTGATCCCGGCAAAGCGCGCCGCCGGCAGCAGAATCTCGTCGACCAGGGTCGGCACACCCTTCAGGGTCAGCAGGTTGCGAACGCGCACCACCTTGGCCCCCGGACTGATGCTCAGGCTGCGCGCGACAAAGGCGTCTGCACGCAGACTGTCGAAGTCGATCAGGTTCACGACCGGATAGATCCGCTGGCCGTCATGCCCGCAGACGTTGAAGAAGCTGAACAGATAGCGGTTGCGATCATGCGCGGTTACGAAGGTGCCGCGTCCCTGATGGCGCACCAGAACGTCGTCGTCGACCAGTTCATCCAGTGCGCGCCGGATGGTTCCCATACTGACGCCAAAGCCTTCCGACAGCTTGCGCTCCGACGGAATCGCCTGGGCCGGACGCCAGGTGCCGAGCCCGATCAGTTCGATCAGCCCGCGCTTTACCCACTTGTAGAGTGGTTCGTCGAACTTCCGCAATTCCCTGATGTGCAGTTCCATCATGTCCTCCCCCCGCCTCAATGCAACATCGACTCCGATGCTCGGAATCATCCTTCCGACACTCTACATCACCTAACTCATCTAGTTGACCTATATCTTACAATTCCGCTAGCATTGATCCCGAAATGTCATTACGCCCGATCCGCTGACCGGTCGGCCTCAAGCGCACGTCACATGGAAGGATCATGAGCACAGCCACGATGTCCAGCATTGCCGCCAACCTGCGCAGCACCACCGCGCGTATGCCGGGCCTGATGACGGCCCTCGTCATCGCGCTCGCCTCCACCTTCATCGCGGAGCACTACGGCGGCCCGCAGTTTCTCTATGCCTTGCTGGTTGGCATGGCTTTCCACTACCTGGCTGCGGAACCCAAAACGCGCATCGGCATCGATTTCGCCGCGCGCGGGGTGCTGCGCTTCGGGGTGGCCTTGCTCGGTGCGCGCATCACCGTCGGCCAGATCGCAGACCTTGGCGCCGGGCCGATCGCACTGGTGGTGGCAGGCGTGGGCGCCACGCTGCTGTTCGGTTCGCTGCTTGCGCGCCGCCTCGGACGCACCGGGCCGGAAGGCCTGCTCGGCGGCGGTGCAGTGGCAATCTGTGGCGCGTCGGCCGCGCTTGCCATCGCCGCGGCCCTGCCCAAGAACGATCAGAACCAGCGCATGACGCTGCTGACCGTGGTCACGGTCACCGCCCTGTCGACGGTGGCAATGATTGCCTACCCGCTGATCGCGAAGCTGCTCGAACTCAGCCCGGAGATGACCGCCGTGTTCTTTGGCGGTACGATTCACGATGTCGCACAGGTCGTGGGCGCGGGTTTTCTGATCTCGCCTCAGGTGGCCGAAACCGCCACCCTGGTGAAGCTGTTCCGGGTCGCATTGCTGGTGCCGGTCGTGCTCATGATCTCGCTCAGCTTCCGCCGCCAGAACAAGGACAACGATGAACCGGTCACGCTGCTCCCCCGCTTTCTCGTCGGCTTCATCATCCTCGTGCTGATCAACAGTGCCGGCCTGCTCACCACCGAAGTCAGCGACTCCCTGTCGAGCCTGTCGCGCTGGTGCCTGGTCGTGGCGATCTCCGCTCTCGGGGTCAAGACTTCCTTTGCCGAGCTGCGCACCGTCGGCTGGCAGCCGATCGCCCTGATCGTGGCCAACACGCTCTTCCTTGCACTGTGGGTGCTGGGCGGCATCTACCTGCTCGAGCACGTCATCAAATGAGCGCGCCATCCACATTCGACCGCGAGCACCTGCTCGCAGTGGCGCGCGACGCAGCGGGCGCCGCGAGCAGGATCGCACATCAGGGCTGGCTGCAGCGCGACAGCATCGAAGTGGCCGACAAGGGCGCGGGCGATGTCGTCACCTCGATAGACCTTGCGGCCGAAACCGCCGCAATCGGTATCATCCGCAGCGCCTGCCCGGATCACGCCATTCTTTCGGAGGAAGCCGGTGGCGATGGCGTCGAGTCGGATTACCTGTGGGTGATCGATCCGATCGACGGCTCGGTGAACTTCGCGCACGGGCTGGCGGACTTCGCGGTGTCGGTAGCCTGCCTTCATCGCGGGCAGGCACTGGTCGGCGTCATCGTCGATCCGGTGCGTGGCGACACCTACTCGGCCGTACGTGGCGGTGGCGCCTGGCGCAATGGCAGCCGGATACTCGTTTCATCATGCCGGGAGCTGAAACACGCCCTGCTCGGCACCGTGTTCCCCAAGCCGGGCGCAGCTGCCATGGCGGGCTATCTGCCGGCCCTGGGCGCCGCACTGAACACCGCGCAAGGCGTCAGGCGCTCGGGTTCGATGGTGCTCGATCTCGCACGCGTGGCCAGCGGCCAGCTCGACGGCTTCTGGCAGGTCGGCATGAAAGCCTGGGATCTTGCTGCAGGCAGCCTGATGATCGAGGAGGCAGGCGGCCGCCTCGACCTGCGCGGCGCGGCGTCGGTACTCGACACCCGATCCTGCATCGTCGCAGCGCCTGATCTGCTGGAAGCACTCACTCGCCTGCTCGACGGTTTCGACGGGGAAAGCAGCCGGACCTGAAACGCCTGCAGACACCCGGATTCCGTCGCCTGCCGTGACGACTGACTCAGCCGCCGTCCGCCAGCACTGGCGGGGGAGCGGTCGTACCGCGCACCACCAGCTCGGCATCCAGCTCGGTGTGGGCCGGCGGGTCCTGCCCGGCAAGGCGATCGAGCAGATAATCCGCCGCGCGCCGCCCGATATCGGCCGCCGGCACCCGGATCGTTGTCAGCGCAGGCACGAGGTTGGCCGAGATCGGCAGATCATCGAAGCCGACGATGGACAGCCTTGCGGGCACGGCGATACCCTGCGCCTGGGTCTCGAACAGCGTACCCATGGCCTGCACGTCATTACCGCAAATGACCGCGGTCGGCGGCTCCGGCAAACGCAGCAGGGTGCGCAGCGCCTCCCGCCCCTCACGCACATCGTAGGCCCGCTCCAGGAACTGACCGGGCGCAATCTCCAGCCCGCGCTTTGCCAGCGCTGCGCGCACGCCCTCCGCGCGCGCGCGCGCACGATCGTTGTGGGCCGTGAAACCCGCCACCATCGCGATGCGCCGATGCCCCAGGTCCATCAGATAGTCGGCCAGCCGATGCCCTGCACTGCGGTTGTCGAAACCGATGGTCGGATGCGGCTGGTCGGGCGAATGCACCCAGGTATTCACGTACGGCAGGCCCTTGGAGGCGAGCAGCTTGTACAGCCTGGGGTCGTGACCTTCGCCCACGAAAACGAGACCATCCACCCCCCTGACGACCAGAGCATGAACCTCGCGCGCCTCTTCGTCGCTGTCGTATTCGGACGAAGCCACCAGCAGCGTGAAACCGCGCTGCGCCAGCCGGCGCTGCAACGCGTTGATGCCACTGGCGAAGATGGCGTTGTCGAGCGTCGGGACGATTGCACCAATGGTTCGCAGGCGCCCGGAGGCCAGCGCCCGCGCCGCGCCGTCAGGCACATACCCCAGCTGCTCCACCGCCGCCATCACGCGCTGACGCATCTCGGGACGCACCTTGTCGGGCTCATTCAGCACCCGCGACACAGACGCAGTCGACACCCCGGCCGCAAGCGCCACATCCGCCAGTACAGGCCTGTCATTGCGAATCGTTTCCCGCCTGCGCCCCTCGACCATGCATGTTTCCCGTGTGTCAGAACAGTTACGAATGGTAGCGCTTTCAGCCCCCCTCCGCACCACTTCAATACCAGATAGTCATTCAGATGATACGAATGAATAGACGTGGAAATTTCTATTTGACAAAGCTGCCAATCTGCATTTAACTACACAAAAATGTAAGCGCTTACAGGCGCAATAACGAAGGAGGCAATGCAGTGCAGAACCCGTCCACACATGGGGGGCAACCCCCGCACACCCGTCTGCTGTTCCGCCTTTCGGCCGCGACCTTCATCGCATTCTGGGCCGCCATCGTCAGCGGAAAGCTGCACATGAGCTTCGGTTTCGACCAGCTCCCGCTGATCCCCGAAATCCTGCTCGCAATCCTGCTCGCACTGGGCCTTGCCATTGGCCTCGGCGCCTGCCTGCTCGAAGAACAACGGCGGGCAAACAATGCCCCCACGCTGGACACCACCACCGAAGGAGACACGAAATGAACACAAAAATCCAGAACAATGCACCGCAACAGATGGAACGCCGCCGATTCTTCCAGATGAGCGGGCGCTTCGGCTTCACCGCAGCCGTCGCCGGCGTCAGTGCCGGCGCCATGTTCTCGAACGACGCCATGGCTCAGGTTGCGAACGAGGAGCGCGAACGGGAGAGCAAATCAAAGTTCCAGGTCATCATGGCAACCGAGTACATCCTCGGTGCAAGCCGCAGCTACCCGATGATGCAGCTCGACTTCAAGGAAAACATCCAGAACTTCACCGCGGGCAAGGTCTACGTCAAGCTCTCGCCGGGCGGCCAGCTCGGGGTCGGCGGGGCGCTTGTGAGCAAGGTGCAGAACGGCACCGTTCCCATTGCGATGCACTCGATCTCCAACTTCGCGCCCTTCGCACCCGCTGTCGATCTGATCAACATCCCCTACTGGTGCGGCAACAATCAGCAGTTCGTGAATCTGGTCATGTCCGCCGAATGGCGCAACCGCGTTCATCCTGCGGTCGAGGCTCGCGGCTTCAAGCCGCTGATGTATGTCTGCATCGATCCGCGTACGGTTGCAATCCGCAAGGGCTTGCGCGACCGCCCGGTGTCGGTGCCCGACGACATCGCCGGCATCAAGTTCCGCGTCCCTTCCTCGAAGGTGCTGCAGACCTTCTACCGCCTCGCCGGCGCCAACCCGACACCGGTGGCCTGGGGCGAAACCAGCTCGGCGATGAAACAGGGCGTGGCGGATGCACTCGACCCCAGCCTGCAGGCGCTGCTGACCTTTGGCTTCGCCGACACGCTGCACTCGATCTCGACCATCCGCTCGGTACCCGATGCTCAGATCTATTCGTGCAATCTGCAGTGGTTCAATGGACTGCCGAAGGACATCCAGGCCGGCATCACCGAAGCCGCCGATGTGACCTTCCGCCAGAACCTCGCGCGTGTGCCTGCCTCCCGTGCCTATGCGATGGATCAACTGCGACAAGCCGGCGTCAAGATCCATGTGCCGAGTGCCGATGACATCAAGCAATGGGTCGCGCGTTGCGGTCACCAGCTGCCAGCCTGGGATGCAATGAAGGCCGAATTCGCGGGCTCGCTCGCCGATTTCGACAAGCTCCTCGAGGCGGCCAACACCCAGGGCCGCTACCACGTCCAGGACGTGTCGTGAGCAGCGCGGTCATGACCGCCACCGAGCACGCCAGCAGCGTGCAAGCAGCCCCGCGGGGCTGGCTTGCACGGGTCGACCGCAACGGCGAACGGTGGTTGCTGCTGTTTTTCTACGCAAGCATCATCTCCGTCATCTCGATCGACGTGGTGCGCCGTTTCGGCCTGTCCTACTCGTCCGTGTGGGGCGAAGAAGTGGCGCGCTACGCCTTCATTTACCTGACGTGGATCGCGGCTGCATTTGCCGTGCGCGACCGCGCCCACATCCGCATTGACGCCCTGGTGCAGGCACTGCCGGCCCGCGGTCGGGCGATCTCGTGGTTGCTGAGCGATTTCTTCACCCTCGTGTTCGCAGTGATCGCGCTCTACCTGTCGATCGAACCGGTGATCACGTCGATCAAGTTCGGCTCGGTGACGCCAGGCTTGCGCGTCAGTCAGGCGTGGTTCCTGGTTGCCGTCCCCTTCGGCTTCTCCTGCATCGTGCTGCGGGTGTTGCAATCGATGCGCCGCGACATCAAGGACCTGAAGGCCGGACGACCGCCCTTCGAGGGCCACAAACTGTTCGACTGAGGAGAGCCGTAATGGACTTCATGCTCATGCAAGAGGCGGCGATGACACTTGGCATCGAGTTCTACGCTGCACTTGCCCTGCTCGGCGTCCTCATCCTGATCGGTACGCCAATCTGGGTATCGCTGGGTCTGGGAACGCTGGCAATGGTGTACGCCACCGGCGTCATCCCCGTCAGCATGGTTGGCGAAGGTCTGTTCGAAGGGATCGACCACTTCGCACTGATCGCCGTGCCGCTGTTCATTCTCACCGGTGACGCGCTGGTGCGCTCGGGGCTGTCGGACAAACTCCTCGACCTGGCGGAAGCCACAGCCGGCGGAGTGCGAACCGGGCTGGGCTGTTCGACCACCCTGGGCTGCGGTTTCTTTGCCTGCATCTCGGGTTCGGATGCCGCCGGCGCTGCAGCGGTCGGACGGATGACCATCAACCGACTGGTCGAGCGTGGCTACCCGCTGCCTGCGGCCGCCGCGCTGGTGGCCTCGGGCGCCTGTACCGGCATCCTGATTCCGCCCTCGATCGCCTACATCATCATCGGCCTCGTGCTCGGCATCTCGGTGTCCACGCTGTTTCTGGCCGCGCTGATCCCCGGGATCATGATCATGTTCTCGGTGATGGTGACCAACGTCATCCTCAACCGTGTGCATGGCTTCGAGCAGGGACGCTCCTCCTTCTCGTTCCGGCGCTGGTTGCAGGCAGTCTGGGCGGCACGCTGGGCGCTGGGGGTGCCGGGCGTGATTCTGGGCGGCATCTATTCCGGCGTATTCACCCCGACGGAATCCGCGGCTGCAGCGGTCACGATCACGATGCTGATCGGCTTCCATCAGAAGCGCCTGAGTTTTGCCGACATCCCCAAGATGCTGGAAAGCTCGGCCAAGGTGTGCGGCATCATCGTGCCCATCATTGCCGTGTCCCTGCCCCTGGCGCAGATCATGGCGGTGCTCGACATTCCGCAGTCCTTCGTGCAGACCATCAGCGGGATCTCCAGCGACCCGACCATGATCATCCTGATGATGATCGGACTGCTGCTGATCACCGGCCTGTTCATGGAAACCACACCCAGCATCCTGATCATGTCGCCCCTGCTGCTGCCGCTGGCGCAGTCGCTCGGGATGAGCGAGATCCACTTCTCGATCATCATGGTCACCACCCTGGGCATCGGCTTCATCACGCCACCGTTCGGACTCAACCTGTTCGTGCTGTCGGGACTCACCGGCTGCTCGGTGATGGCGATGTCGCGCTATGCCATCCCCTACGTGCTCGGCATGCTGGTGGTGGTGTTGCTGGTGGCCTTCATTCCACAGCTTTCGATGTGGGGCATTCCAGGTTAAAGCCTGTGCCCGTTCAGGCGCCGGATGGAAGCCCGCCATCCGGTAAAAACGGGCTTGACGGAATATTTTTTTCAGGTTTAATGTAAGCGCTTACATTCATATGATCAGAGGAGACAAATCATGACCATCACCTATATCAAGAAAGCCAGCAAGACCTCCGCCACCGGCGAAGAGCAGACCCGCGACACCGTCACCACGATGCTGCGCGACATGGAAACCCGCCGCGAGGAAGCCGCGCTCGAATACTGCAAGAAGCTCGACAACTGGGACGGCGACATCATCGTCAGCCGCGCCCAGATCGAAGCCGCCAAGGACAAGGTGTCCGAGCAGCTCAAGCTCGACATCCAGTTTGCCTACGCACGCGTCAGCAGCTTCGCCCGCGCCCAGCGCGACTCGATCGGCGAGTTCGAAGTCGAGCTCAGCCCCGGCCTCTTCGCCGGCCAGAAACTGATCCCGATGGAAACCGCAGGCTGCTACGTGCCCGGCGGCCGCTACGCCCACATCGCTTCCGCCATCATGAGCGTGGCCACCGCCAAGGTTGCCGGCGTGAAGAACGTCATCGCCTGCTCGGTGCCGCGTGACAAGGACGGCATCCACCCGGCCATTCTCTATGCGATGGACCTGGCCGGCGCCGACACCATCCTGCAGATGGGCGGCGTGCAGGGCATCGCCTCGATGGCCTACGGCCTCTTCACCGGCAAGCCCGCCGACATCCTGGTCGGCCCCGGCAACAAGTTCGTTGCCGAAGCCAAGCGTCAGCTCTTCGGCCGCTGCGGTATCGACATGTTCGCCGGCCCCACCGAGATCGGCATCATCGCCGACGAAACCGCCGATCCGGACATCCTCGCCGCCGACCTCGTCGGTCAGGCCGAGCACGGCCCCGACTCTCCGGCCTGGCTATTCACCACCTCGCGCGCCATCGCCGACCAGGTGATCGCGCTGGTGCCGGGCCATATCGAGCGCCTGCCCGAAGTTCAGCGCAATGCGGCCACGATCGCCTGGCGCGATTACGGCGAAGTCATCCTGTGCGACACCCGTGAGGAAGTCGTCGAAGTCTCCGACCGTTACGCTTCCGAGCACCTTGAAGTGCAGGCCAAGGATCTCGACTGGTGGCAGGACACGCTTGGCAGCTATGGCTCGCTGTTCGTCGGCGAAGAAGCCACGGTGGCATTTGGCGACAAGTGTTCGGGCACCAACCACATCCTGCCGACCAAGGGTGCTGCGCGTTACACCGGCGGCCTGAGCGCACAGAAGTTCCTCAAGATCGTCACCCATCAGCGTCAGACCCAGGAAGCCACCCGCAGCGTCGCCGCGGCAACCGCACGCCTGTCGCGTTGCGAAGGCATGGAAGGCCATGCGCGCACCGGTGACGTCCGCCTCGCCAAGTACTATCCGGGCGAGAAGTTCCTGCTCGACATCGGGATGCAGTGACATGAGCGCCCGTTTCGATCTGAGCGGGCGCGTTGCCGCCGTCACCGGCGGCAGCTCCGGCCTCGGCCGCGCCATGGCGCGGGCGCTGGCCGGCGCGGGTGCCGACCTGGTGCTGATCGCGCGCCGCCGCGATGAACTCGAGCATGCGGCCGGTGAGATCCGCAGCGCCGGCGGACGTGCCGCCTTCGTCGTTGCCGACCTTGCCGACCCCGCCGCGCTTGGCAGCATCGCTGCACAGGCTGCCGAAGCCTTTGGGGCGCCGGACATCCTCATCAATGCCGCCGGCGTCAATCTGCGCCAGCCCATCGAGGAAGTCGGCCCCGAGGCCTGGAATCTGCACCTCGCGCTCCACCTCACCGCGCCCTTCTTCCTCGCCAAGGCCATGGCGCCCGCCATGATCGCCAAAGGCCGGGGCCGCATCATCAACCTCGCATCGCTGCAATCGCAGCGCGCCTTTCCCAACAGCGCACCTTACGGTGCGGGCAAGGGCGGCATCGTGCAGCTGACGCGCGCGATGGCCGAGGCCTGGTCGCGCCACGGCATCACGGTCAATGCAATCGCGCCCGGCTTCTTCCCCACCGAGCTCACCGCAGCGGTCTTCAACGACCCCGCACGCGCAGAGGCCAATGCCCGCCAGACCATGATCGGGCGCAATGGTGAACTCGAAGACATCGCCGGCCCCACGATCTTCTTCGCATCGGATGCATCCGCCTACGTCACCGGCCAGACCCTGTTCGTCGACGGCGGCTTCTCCGCAAAATGAACAACAAGGAAGAGACAATGAACAGCATGCGCGCGCTGGTATATACCGGCACCCGTGAAGTCGAGTACCGCGACGCGGACTTCCCCTCTCCCGGTCCGGGCGAGGCGCTGGTGAAGATCGATGCGGTCGGCATCTGCGGCTCCGACATGCACGCCTACCATGGGCATGATGCCCGTCGCGTGCCGCCGATGATCCTCGGCCACGAAGCCACAGGCA
This genomic interval from Parazoarcus communis contains the following:
- a CDS encoding GntR family transcriptional regulator, which codes for MNQISLSGLPLGAPLYQEVKRKIMESLRSGEWKPGEIIPSEKRLGERFGVSIGTVRKAVDELVAENILIRHQGRGTFVTSHTHDRYVFAFFHIIGQDGHKEYPKVELQAFASIKADADMAQRLGIRTGSKLFRLTNRLSIAGKPLIVDDIHVPERSFPHLTAETVRNRPGTLYQLYQDNFAVAVLRTEERLRACLADERLASLLEVEVGAPLLHIVRLALSFNDLAVELRHSYVNTAHHEYFAEEHQ
- a CDS encoding YeiH family protein, which produces MSTATMSSIAANLRSTTARMPGLMTALVIALASTFIAEHYGGPQFLYALLVGMAFHYLAAEPKTRIGIDFAARGVLRFGVALLGARITVGQIADLGAGPIALVVAGVGATLLFGSLLARRLGRTGPEGLLGGGAVAICGASAALAIAAALPKNDQNQRMTLLTVVTVTALSTVAMIAYPLIAKLLELSPEMTAVFFGGTIHDVAQVVGAGFLISPQVAETATLVKLFRVALLVPVVLMISLSFRRQNKDNDEPVTLLPRFLVGFIILVLINSAGLLTTEVSDSLSSLSRWCLVVAISALGVKTSFAELRTVGWQPIALIVANTLFLALWVLGGIYLLEHVIK
- a CDS encoding GntR family transcriptional regulator, whose protein sequence is MMELHIRELRKFDEPLYKWVKRGLIELIGLGTWRPAQAIPSERKLSEGFGVSMGTIRRALDELVDDDVLVRHQGRGTFVTAHDRNRYLFSFFNVCGHDGQRIYPVVNLIDFDSLRADAFVARSLSISPGAKVVRVRNLLTLKGVPTLVDEILLPAARFAGISRERVADRSGTLYQLYEEQFRQSVTRIEERLRATVANAQQAADLAVDPGYPLLHIVRRAFAVDGTPIELRHSFVKTEHYEYSRTLHEADRGRGRD
- a CDS encoding tripartite tricarboxylate transporter substrate binding protein, which codes for MRKLQSAITRMTVASLCSISLGAAAAYPEQTINYIIPFGPGGESDIAARLQEPLFKKHGGQSVAIQYKAGAGGAAAWAQLNSMTADGYTMMGTNLPHIVLQPMEKDVGYRTAEVTNVYWFHYTPDALLVTADSPYKTLADYLAAARKTPGGVIVGGTGTNSGNELAKARLDKLAGIKTTYIPFKGTGAVNTALLGKQVAASWGYTTVKLQLGDQVRCLAVAMEARHPRMPDCPTFRELGIDMVGGVYRGLAVPSSTPAAVQKQVASLIGQINKDPVFIEKMLDNGFTVVDVGPEQMKDFMDKMSKEYAEAAKDLGIKMQ
- a CDS encoding UxaA family hydrolase, encoding MIHFVVHEEGDSVGTIVVEGVKSGATLSGWIMEQDRMTEIKTRSDIPIGHKIALQQLEVGATVIKYGVDIGKVVAPIAAGEHLHVQNVKTKRW
- a CDS encoding UxaA family hydrolase, with protein sequence MISNETTFLGYRRENGRVGVRNHVIVLPVDDISNAAAEAVANNIKGAMALPHPYGRLQFGADLELHFRTLIGTGSNPNVAAVVVIGIEPAWTKLVADGIAKTGKPVHSFSISQNGDHETIMKASKAARELVQFASEKQREECPISELWVSTKCGESDTTSGCGANPTVGNAFDKLYGVGATLVFGETSELTGGEHLVAARCATPDVKEEFMKLFNSYQDMINRHKTSDLSDSQPTKGNIAGGLTTIEEKALGNIQKIGKKCKVDGVLDYAETPTAPGLWFMQSSSAAAEMVTLCAAAGYVVHFFPTGQGNIVGNPILPVIKICANPRTVRTMGEHIDVDTSGLLQREMNMDGAGDQLLECMLRTANGRLTAAEALGHREFVLTRLYESA
- a CDS encoding LacI family DNA-binding transcriptional regulator, with the protein product MVEGRRRETIRNDRPVLADVALAAGVSTASVSRVLNEPDKVRPEMRQRVMAAVEQLGYVPDGAARALASGRLRTIGAIVPTLDNAIFASGINALQRRLAQRGFTLLVASSEYDSDEEAREVHALVVRGVDGLVFVGEGHDPRLYKLLASKGLPYVNTWVHSPDQPHPTIGFDNRSAGHRLADYLMDLGHRRIAMVAGFTAHNDRARARAEGVRAALAKRGLEIAPGQFLERAYDVREGREALRTLLRLPEPPTAVICGNDVQAMGTLFETQAQGIAVPARLSIVGFDDLPISANLVPALTTIRVPAADIGRRAADYLLDRLAGQDPPAHTELDAELVVRGTTAPPPVLADGG
- a CDS encoding inositol monophosphatase family protein, coding for MSAPSTFDREHLLAVARDAAGAASRIAHQGWLQRDSIEVADKGAGDVVTSIDLAAETAAIGIIRSACPDHAILSEEAGGDGVESDYLWVIDPIDGSVNFAHGLADFAVSVACLHRGQALVGVIVDPVRGDTYSAVRGGGAWRNGSRILVSSCRELKHALLGTVFPKPGAAAMAGYLPALGAALNTAQGVRRSGSMVLDLARVASGQLDGFWQVGMKAWDLAAGSLMIEEAGGRLDLRGAASVLDTRSCIVAAPDLLEALTRLLDGFDGESSRT